Proteins from one Streptomyces sp. NBC_00390 genomic window:
- the guaB gene encoding IMP dehydrogenase has protein sequence MTNVDGVPEKFATLGLTYDDVLLLPGASDMAPDQIDTSSYISKNVRVNIPLLSAAMDKVTEARMAISMARQGGAGVLHRNLSIADQANQVDLVKRSESGMVTDPITVNPDATLADADRLCAKFRISGVPVTDGAGKLLGIVTNRDMAFESDRGRQVREVMTPMPLVTGKVGISGVDAMELLRRHKIEKLPLVDGAGILKGLITVKDFVKAEQYPNAAKDKEGRLLVGAAVGVAGDAYERAQALVEAGVDFIVVDTAHGHSKLVGDMVAKIKSNSAVDVIGGNIATRDGAQALIDSGVDGIKVGVGPGSICTTRVVAGIGVPQVTAIYEAALAAKAAGVPVIGDGGLQYSGDIAKALVAGADTVMLGSLLAGCEESPGELMFINGKQFKSYRGMGSLGAMQSRGEQRSFSKDRYFQEGVASDEKLVPEGIEGQVPYRGPLSAVVHQLVGGLRQSMFYVGGRTVPELQDRGRFVRITSAGLKESHPHDIQMTVEAPNYSKL, from the coding sequence ATGACCAACGTCGACGGAGTGCCCGAGAAATTCGCGACACTCGGGCTGACCTACGACGATGTGCTGCTGCTGCCGGGTGCCTCTGACATGGCGCCCGACCAGATCGACACCTCCTCGTACATCTCGAAGAACGTGCGGGTGAACATCCCGCTGCTGTCCGCCGCCATGGACAAGGTGACCGAGGCGCGTATGGCCATCTCCATGGCCCGCCAGGGCGGCGCCGGTGTGCTGCACCGCAATCTCTCGATCGCCGACCAGGCCAACCAGGTCGACCTGGTCAAGCGCTCCGAGTCCGGCATGGTCACCGACCCGATCACGGTGAACCCGGACGCGACGCTCGCCGACGCCGACCGGCTGTGCGCCAAGTTCCGTATCAGCGGTGTGCCGGTCACGGACGGCGCGGGCAAGCTGCTGGGCATCGTCACCAACCGCGACATGGCCTTCGAGTCGGACCGCGGCCGCCAGGTGCGCGAGGTCATGACCCCGATGCCGCTGGTCACCGGCAAGGTCGGGATCTCCGGTGTGGACGCCATGGAGCTGCTGCGCCGGCACAAGATCGAGAAGCTTCCGCTGGTCGACGGCGCGGGCATCCTCAAGGGCCTGATCACGGTCAAGGACTTCGTCAAGGCCGAGCAGTACCCGAACGCCGCCAAGGACAAGGAAGGCCGGCTGCTCGTCGGCGCCGCCGTCGGTGTCGCGGGAGACGCGTACGAGCGCGCCCAGGCACTGGTCGAGGCGGGCGTCGACTTCATCGTCGTCGACACCGCACACGGCCACTCCAAGCTGGTCGGCGACATGGTCGCCAAGATCAAGTCGAACTCGGCCGTCGACGTCATCGGCGGCAACATCGCCACCCGCGACGGCGCCCAGGCGCTCATCGACTCCGGCGTCGACGGCATCAAGGTCGGCGTGGGCCCGGGCTCCATCTGCACCACCCGCGTGGTCGCCGGCATCGGCGTCCCGCAGGTCACCGCGATCTACGAGGCCGCGCTCGCCGCCAAGGCGGCCGGCGTACCGGTGATCGGTGACGGCGGGCTGCAGTACTCCGGCGACATCGCGAAGGCGCTGGTCGCGGGCGCGGACACGGTCATGCTGGGCTCGCTTCTCGCAGGCTGCGAGGAGTCCCCGGGCGAGCTGATGTTCATCAACGGCAAGCAGTTCAAGTCGTACCGCGGCATGGGCTCGCTGGGCGCCATGCAGTCCCGTGGCGAGCAGCGCTCGTTCTCGAAGGACCGGTACTTCCAGGAGGGTGTCGCCTCCGACGAGAAGCTGGTGCCCGAGGGCATCGAGGGCCAGGTGCCCTACCGCGGCCCGCTCTCCGCCGTCGTCCACCAGCTGGTGGGCGGTCTGCGCCAGTCGATGTTCTACGTCGGCGGGCGCACGGTGCCGGAGCTGCAGGACCGCGGCCGGTTCGTCCGGATCACCTCGGCGGGACTCAAGGAGAGCCACCCGCACGACATCCAGATGACCGTCGAGGCACCGAACTACAGCAAGCTGTAG
- a CDS encoding serine/threonine-protein kinase, translating to MSEAEQSREPQRDTAEEPRESRKSQEVAGVEPVRASGTTSGEPSGDTSQDRSADPEQVADTESAGAGDAAGECGDAVPDRGASADPGSADAGTADVAPDSAGTSGSRDAGAKDSPGGQELADSDSPAQAGQASPEAGAHGAAGVAPKAAGAAGADRAAVAEGATGVGSGAAGADGAPAGRGVAPAGAGSERDAGSSPVADADADGPAVKAGADGASAGRGGASGGGVKGARSSGSAASAEGVKDTRNAAAKGAGSAAATGSADRSAKGAGTVGGRLLAGRYRLGGVLGRGGMGTVWRAVDETLGRTVAVKELRFPNSIDEDEKRRLITRTLREAKAIARIRNNSAVTVFDVVDEDDRPWIVMELVEGKSLAEAIREDGTLTPRRAAEVGLAILDVLRSAHREGILHRDVKPSNVLIAEDGRVVLTDFGIAQVEGDPSITSTGMLVGAPSYISPERARGHKPGPAADLWSLGGLLYASVEGCPPYDKGSAIATLTAVMTEPLDPPKNAGPLEEVIYGLLAKDPDQRLDDAGARALLTMVLHAPEAPERSADPEPDATRVTPLPPLPPTPPVASDAKPKDPAADRLRGALRSVRNAAAAAKAEAAPKPKRAPEQPAPRPVPERAPLTDVVPRRTLVIIAVVAALAVLSTVLVFAFGGGDDKTGKGKPKGDKTTSAGASAGGEGKDTGSGTTKGQDQTKDDGEDGGKGDPGADTSGNASGGQPSGDGQGDEPKDGDALPDGYVMVSNDRFHFTMAMPKDFKLTGIAGQNSGGKFSAGGGYPRVQVDYNASPRDDAAAAWAAAVAGVSATSNGYKHLGINTVDYNGYPTVADWQFERNENGERVRILNRGFKVDAKHGYSIMVTCKASEWRSTECETLRKTAFATFSPKD from the coding sequence ATGTCGGAGGCTGAGCAGTCGCGGGAGCCCCAGCGGGACACGGCCGAGGAGCCGCGCGAGTCCCGGAAGTCCCAGGAGGTTGCGGGGGTGGAGCCCGTCAGGGCGTCCGGCACGACCTCCGGCGAGCCCTCGGGGGACACGTCCCAGGACCGATCCGCCGATCCGGAACAGGTCGCCGACACGGAATCCGCGGGCGCGGGCGACGCGGCGGGTGAGTGTGGTGACGCGGTGCCGGACCGGGGCGCATCGGCCGACCCCGGGTCCGCGGATGCCGGGACCGCGGATGTCGCACCGGACTCGGCAGGCACGTCCGGCTCCCGGGACGCAGGCGCGAAGGACTCGCCGGGCGGGCAGGAATTGGCCGATTCGGACTCACCCGCGCAGGCCGGGCAGGCGTCGCCCGAGGCGGGAGCCCACGGTGCGGCGGGCGTGGCCCCGAAGGCGGCCGGTGCGGCCGGTGCGGATCGTGCTGCTGTGGCCGAGGGTGCGACAGGAGTCGGCTCCGGGGCTGCCGGTGCGGATGGCGCGCCCGCAGGGCGGGGTGTGGCGCCGGCGGGTGCTGGCTCTGAGAGGGATGCGGGCAGCAGCCCGGTGGCCGATGCCGATGCCGACGGTCCAGCGGTCAAGGCCGGTGCTGATGGTGCGTCCGCAGGGCGGGGCGGCGCGTCGGGCGGGGGCGTGAAGGGTGCCAGGTCCAGCGGTTCGGCGGCGTCGGCCGAGGGCGTGAAGGACACTCGGAACGCAGCTGCCAAGGGCGCGGGCTCCGCCGCAGCCACCGGCAGTGCCGACCGAAGCGCCAAGGGCGCGGGCACCGTCGGCGGGCGGTTGCTCGCCGGACGGTACCGGCTGGGCGGGGTTCTCGGGCGCGGCGGTATGGGGACCGTCTGGCGGGCCGTGGACGAGACCCTCGGACGGACCGTCGCGGTCAAGGAGCTGCGGTTCCCCAACAGCATCGACGAGGACGAGAAGCGCCGTCTGATCACGCGTACCCTCCGCGAGGCCAAGGCGATCGCCCGGATCCGCAACAACAGCGCGGTGACGGTGTTCGACGTCGTCGACGAGGACGACCGTCCGTGGATCGTGATGGAGCTCGTCGAGGGCAAGTCCCTCGCCGAAGCCATCCGCGAGGACGGCACCCTCACCCCGCGCCGCGCCGCCGAGGTCGGTCTCGCCATCCTCGACGTGCTGCGTTCCGCGCACCGCGAGGGCATCCTGCACCGCGACGTGAAGCCGTCCAACGTCCTGATCGCCGAGGACGGCCGGGTCGTGCTGACCGACTTCGGCATCGCACAGGTCGAGGGCGATCCGTCGATCACCTCCACCGGCATGCTCGTCGGCGCTCCCTCGTACATCTCGCCCGAGCGCGCCCGCGGTCACAAGCCCGGCCCCGCCGCCGACCTGTGGTCGCTGGGCGGACTGCTGTACGCGAGCGTCGAGGGCTGCCCGCCGTACGACAAGGGATCGGCCATCGCGACGCTGACCGCCGTGATGACCGAGCCGCTCGACCCGCCGAAGAACGCGGGCCCCTTGGAGGAGGTCATCTACGGCCTGCTCGCCAAGGACCCCGACCAACGACTCGACGACGCAGGCGCACGGGCGCTGCTGACCATGGTGCTGCACGCCCCCGAGGCGCCGGAGCGGTCGGCCGACCCGGAGCCCGACGCCACCCGGGTCACCCCCCTGCCCCCGCTGCCCCCGACACCGCCGGTGGCATCCGACGCCAAGCCCAAGGACCCGGCGGCGGACCGGCTGCGGGGTGCGCTGCGTTCCGTGCGCAACGCCGCAGCGGCGGCCAAGGCGGAAGCCGCGCCGAAGCCGAAGCGTGCCCCGGAACAGCCCGCACCGCGGCCCGTTCCGGAGCGGGCACCGCTCACCGATGTCGTGCCGCGCCGCACGCTGGTGATCATCGCGGTCGTGGCCGCACTCGCCGTTCTGTCCACCGTCCTCGTCTTCGCCTTCGGCGGGGGCGACGACAAGACCGGCAAGGGCAAGCCCAAGGGTGACAAGACCACTTCGGCCGGCGCCAGTGCGGGTGGGGAGGGCAAGGACACGGGTTCCGGCACCACCAAGGGCCAGGACCAGACCAAGGACGACGGCGAGGACGGCGGAAAGGGCGACCCGGGCGCCGACACGTCCGGCAACGCGAGCGGCGGGCAGCCGTCCGGCGACGGCCAGGGCGACGAGCCGAAGGACGGGGACGCACTGCCGGACGGTTATGTGATGGTCTCCAACGACCGGTTCCACTTCACGATGGCCATGCCCAAGGACTTCAAGCTCACCGGCATCGCGGGCCAGAACTCCGGCGGCAAGTTCAGTGCGGGCGGCGGATACCCGCGCGTCCAGGTCGACTACAACGCCAGCCCCAGGGACGATGCGGCCGCCGCCTGGGCGGCAGCGGTTGCCGGGGTGAGTGCGACCAGCAACGGCTACAAGCACCTCGGTATCAACACGGTCGACTACAACGGCTATCCGACCGTCGCCGACTGGCAGTTCGAGCGCAACGAGAACGGCGAGCGCGTCAGGATCCTCAACCGCGGATTCAAGGTCGACGCCAAGCACGGCTACTCGATCATGGTCACCTGCAAGGCGAGCGAGTGGCGCAGCACCGAGTGCGAGACACTGCGCAAGACGGCGTTCGCCACGTTCAGCCCCAAGGATTGA
- a CDS encoding sigma-70 family RNA polymerase sigma factor produces the protein MRDDEAATAQGAIGALVHRAVDGDEQATHDLLAHVHPLALRFCRSRLNRLPGDARHFVEDLAQEVCVAVLMALPRYKDTGRPFEAFVFAIASHKVADLQRAAMRHPGSTAVPSDEMPERPDDSLGPEERALLSDDAEWAKKLLANLPENQRELLVLRVAVGLTAEETGQMLGMSPGAVRVAQHRALSRLRALAEQ, from the coding sequence ATGCGTGACGACGAGGCGGCGACCGCCCAGGGGGCCATCGGTGCGCTGGTGCACCGTGCCGTCGACGGCGACGAGCAGGCCACGCACGACCTGCTCGCGCATGTGCACCCGCTCGCGCTGCGTTTCTGCCGCTCGCGGCTCAACCGGCTGCCCGGCGACGCGCGCCACTTCGTGGAGGACCTCGCACAGGAGGTCTGCGTCGCGGTGCTGATGGCGCTGCCGCGCTACAAGGACACCGGGCGGCCGTTCGAGGCGTTCGTCTTCGCCATCGCCTCCCACAAGGTCGCCGATCTGCAGCGTGCCGCCATGCGGCATCCGGGCTCGACGGCCGTGCCGTCCGACGAGATGCCCGAGCGGCCGGACGACTCGCTCGGCCCCGAGGAGCGCGCGCTGCTCAGCGACGACGCGGAGTGGGCCAAGAAGCTCCTCGCCAATCTGCCGGAAAATCAGCGGGAGCTGCTGGTGCTGCGGGTCGCGGTGGGCCTGACCGCCGAGGAGACCGGCCAGATGCTCGGGATGTCGCCGGGCGCTGTCCGGGTGGCGCAGCACCGCGCGCTCAGCAGACTGCGGGCGCTCGCCGAGCAGTGA
- a CDS encoding nucleotide sugar dehydrogenase encodes MPADLAVVGLGHLGLPLAQAAVGAGIETVGYDLDPRRLADPAGGVTPADVRRMLSAGFRTATDPAELGRVRTAVICAPTPLSADGTLDLSAVADAAHTLAARLRPHTTVLLESAVQPGTTEGFLRPLLEQGSGLRAGRDFHLAYSPSRVDPGSRSHGYANTPKVIGGLTPACTESAAAFYGRLTDKVVRARGPREAETVKVLETNFRHVNIALVNEMAVLCHDLGVDLWDVIRCAETKPFGFQAFRPGPGVGGHDVPLDPGFLPHTGGAPGRPLRLVGLAREINTRMPQYVIQRCATLLNEHGKSARGARVLLLGITYKPDLADLEASPAYEIARRLMNLGAAVSYHDPYVPHWRVGELPVPRADSLYEAAAGADLTVLLQHHRTYDLQGLAVKAQLLLDTRGATPVGAAHRL; translated from the coding sequence ATGCCCGCAGATCTCGCCGTCGTCGGACTCGGCCACCTCGGTCTGCCTCTCGCCCAGGCAGCCGTCGGCGCCGGCATCGAAACCGTCGGCTACGACCTCGATCCACGCCGGCTTGCCGACCCGGCGGGCGGCGTCACCCCCGCCGACGTCCGCCGGATGCTGTCCGCCGGCTTCCGGACCGCCACCGATCCGGCCGAGCTCGGCCGCGTACGCACGGCAGTCATCTGCGCGCCCACCCCCCTGTCCGCCGACGGGACCCTGGACCTCAGCGCGGTCGCCGACGCCGCCCACACCCTTGCGGCGCGGCTGCGCCCGCACACCACCGTCCTGCTCGAATCGGCCGTCCAGCCGGGCACGACGGAGGGCTTCCTCCGCCCGCTGCTCGAGCAGGGGTCGGGCCTGCGCGCCGGCCGCGACTTCCATCTGGCGTATTCCCCCAGTCGGGTGGACCCCGGCAGCCGTTCCCACGGCTACGCCAACACCCCCAAGGTGATCGGCGGTCTCACTCCGGCCTGCACAGAATCGGCCGCCGCCTTCTACGGCCGCCTCACCGACAAGGTGGTCCGCGCCCGTGGCCCGCGCGAGGCGGAGACCGTCAAGGTCCTCGAAACGAACTTCCGGCACGTCAACATCGCCCTGGTCAACGAGATGGCGGTGCTCTGCCACGACCTCGGTGTGGACCTGTGGGACGTCATCCGCTGCGCCGAGACCAAGCCGTTCGGTTTCCAGGCCTTTCGCCCGGGCCCGGGCGTCGGCGGCCACGACGTCCCCCTCGACCCCGGTTTCCTCCCGCACACCGGCGGAGCCCCCGGCCGCCCCCTGCGCTTGGTCGGTCTCGCCCGGGAGATCAACACCCGGATGCCGCAGTACGTGATCCAGCGCTGCGCCACCCTCCTCAACGAGCACGGCAAATCGGCGCGCGGGGCCCGCGTGCTGCTCCTCGGCATCACGTACAAGCCGGACCTCGCCGACCTGGAGGCCTCCCCCGCCTACGAGATCGCCCGCCGTCTGATGAATCTCGGCGCCGCAGTCAGCTACCACGACCCCTACGTCCCCCACTGGCGCGTGGGCGAACTTCCGGTCCCCCGGGCAGACTCGCTCTACGAGGCGGCGGCCGGGGCCGACCTGACGGTCCTGCTCCAGCACCACCGCACGTACGACCTCCAAGGACTCGCCGTCAAGGCCCAGTTGCTGCTGGACACCCGGGGGGCCACCCCGGTCGGCGCGGCGCACCGCCTTTGA
- a CDS encoding glycerol-3-phosphate dehydrogenase/oxidase has protein sequence MRTATLGPAQRVEALAGMAERELDVLVVGAGVVGAGTALDAATRGLSTGLVEARDWASGTSSRSSKLIHGGLRYLEMLDFALVREALKERGLLLERLAPHLVKPVPFLYPLQRKGWERLYAGSGVALYDAMSVSSGHGRGLPVHRHLSRKAALRVAPALKKDSLVGALQYYDAQMDDARYVATLVRTAASYGAQVASRARVIGFLREGERVVGARVQDVEAGGEYEIRAHQIVNATGVWTDDTQALIGERGQFHVRASKGIHLVVPKDRIHSTTGLILRTEKSVLFVIPWGRHWIVGTTDTDWDLDKAHPAASSADIDYLLEHVNSVLAVPLTRDDVEGVYAGLRPLLAGESDATSKLSREHTVAHPVPGLVVVAGGKYTTYRVMAKDAVDAAVHALDQRVAGCVTEDIPLLGAEGYRALWNARARTAARTGLHVVRVEHLLNRYGSLSEELLALIAEDPSLGEPLGGADDYLRAEIVYAASHEGARHLDDVLTRRTRISIETFDRGTRCARECAELMAPVLGWDKEHVEKEVQHYEKRVEAERESQRQPDDLTADAARLGAPDIIPI, from the coding sequence GTGAGGACAGCGACACTGGGACCCGCGCAGCGCGTCGAGGCGCTCGCCGGGATGGCCGAGCGTGAACTGGACGTGCTGGTCGTGGGCGCGGGCGTCGTCGGCGCCGGGACTGCGCTGGACGCCGCGACACGCGGGCTGTCGACCGGGCTCGTCGAGGCGCGCGACTGGGCGTCCGGCACGTCGAGCAGGTCGAGCAAGCTGATCCACGGCGGGCTGCGCTATCTGGAGATGCTCGATTTCGCGCTGGTCCGGGAGGCACTGAAGGAGCGCGGTCTGCTGCTGGAGCGGCTCGCCCCGCATCTGGTGAAGCCCGTCCCCTTCCTCTACCCCCTCCAGCGCAAGGGCTGGGAGCGGCTGTACGCCGGATCGGGTGTCGCGCTGTACGACGCGATGTCGGTGTCCTCGGGCCATGGGCGAGGGCTGCCGGTCCACCGCCACCTCTCACGGAAGGCCGCGCTGCGGGTCGCGCCGGCGCTGAAGAAGGACTCCCTGGTGGGAGCGTTGCAGTACTACGACGCACAGATGGACGACGCCCGCTATGTGGCCACCCTGGTGCGCACCGCCGCGAGCTACGGGGCCCAAGTCGCCAGCCGGGCCAGGGTGATCGGCTTTCTGCGGGAGGGTGAGCGGGTCGTCGGGGCCCGGGTGCAGGACGTCGAGGCCGGCGGGGAGTACGAGATCCGGGCCCACCAGATCGTCAACGCCACGGGCGTGTGGACGGACGACACGCAAGCGCTGATCGGGGAACGGGGCCAGTTCCATGTGCGCGCCTCCAAGGGCATTCACCTGGTGGTTCCCAAGGACCGGATCCACTCCACGACCGGGCTGATCCTGCGCACCGAGAAGTCCGTGCTGTTCGTCATCCCGTGGGGGCGGCACTGGATCGTGGGCACGACGGACACGGACTGGGATCTGGACAAGGCGCATCCGGCAGCGTCCAGCGCCGACATCGACTATCTGCTGGAGCACGTCAATTCGGTGCTGGCCGTGCCGCTCACCAGGGACGATGTGGAGGGTGTGTACGCGGGACTGCGGCCGCTGCTCGCCGGCGAGTCGGACGCGACCAGCAAATTGTCGCGGGAGCACACGGTGGCGCACCCGGTGCCGGGGCTCGTGGTCGTCGCGGGCGGCAAGTACACGACGTACCGGGTGATGGCCAAGGACGCGGTGGACGCGGCCGTCCACGCGCTCGACCAGCGGGTGGCCGGGTGTGTCACCGAGGACATCCCGCTGCTCGGCGCAGAGGGCTACCGCGCCCTGTGGAACGCGCGGGCGAGGACAGCCGCGCGGACGGGGCTTCATGTGGTGCGGGTGGAGCATCTGTTGAACCGCTACGGCTCCCTCAGCGAGGAGCTGCTCGCGCTCATAGCCGAGGATCCGAGTCTGGGCGAGCCGCTGGGGGGCGCGGACGACTATCTGCGTGCCGAGATCGTCTACGCGGCCTCGCACGAAGGCGCCCGGCACCTGGACGACGTCCTGACCCGGCGTACCAGGATCTCGATCGAGACGTTCGACCGGGGGACGAGGTGCGCGCGTGAGTGCGCGGAGCTGATGGCACCGGTGCTGGGGTGGGACAAGGAGCATGTCGAGAAGGAAGTGCAGCACTACGAGAAGAGGGTGGAGGCCGAGCGGGAGTCGCAGCGCCAGCCGGACGACCTGACCGCGGACGCGGCACGCCTGGGAGCGCCGGACATCATCCCGATCTGA
- a CDS encoding GuaB3 family IMP dehydrogenase-related protein, producing MTEIEIGRGKRGRRAYAFDDIAVVPSRRTRDPKEVSIAWQIDAYRFELPFLAAPMDSVVSPQTAIRIGELGGLGVLNLEGLWTRYEDPQPLLDEIADLPTETATRRLQEIYAAPIKEELIGQRLKEVRDSGVVTAAALSPQRTAQFSKTVVDAGVDLFVIRGTTVSAEHVSGAAEPLNLKQFIYELDVPVIVGGCATYTAALHLMRTGAAGVLVGFGGGAAHTTRNVLGIQVPMATAVADVAAARRDYMDESGGRYVHVIADGGVGWSGDLPKAIACGADAVMIGSPLARATDAPGKGHHWGMEAVHEDVPRGKLVDLGIVGTTEEILTGPSHSPDGSMNFFGALRRAMATTGYSELKEFQRVEVTVADSQHKR from the coding sequence GTGACTGAGATCGAGATCGGGCGCGGCAAGCGCGGCCGCCGGGCGTACGCGTTCGATGACATCGCCGTCGTACCGAGCCGGCGCACGCGGGACCCGAAGGAGGTCTCGATCGCCTGGCAGATCGACGCCTACCGCTTCGAGCTGCCGTTCCTGGCGGCCCCGATGGACTCCGTGGTCTCCCCGCAGACCGCGATCCGCATCGGTGAGCTCGGCGGTCTGGGCGTACTGAACCTCGAGGGGCTGTGGACCCGCTACGAGGACCCGCAGCCGCTGCTCGACGAAATCGCCGACCTGCCGACGGAGACCGCCACCCGTCGTCTGCAGGAGATCTACGCCGCCCCGATCAAGGAGGAGCTGATCGGGCAGCGTCTGAAGGAGGTGCGCGACTCCGGTGTCGTCACGGCCGCCGCGCTCTCGCCGCAGCGCACCGCGCAGTTCTCGAAGACCGTCGTCGACGCGGGCGTGGACCTCTTCGTCATCCGCGGCACGACCGTCTCCGCCGAGCACGTCTCCGGTGCCGCCGAACCGCTGAACCTCAAGCAGTTCATCTACGAACTCGACGTCCCGGTCATCGTCGGCGGCTGCGCCACCTACACCGCCGCCCTGCACCTGATGCGCACCGGCGCGGCGGGCGTCCTGGTCGGCTTCGGCGGCGGCGCCGCGCACACCACGCGTAACGTACTGGGCATCCAGGTGCCGATGGCGACCGCCGTCGCCGATGTGGCCGCGGCCCGCCGCGACTACATGGACGAGTCCGGCGGCCGGTACGTCCACGTCATCGCGGACGGCGGCGTGGGCTGGTCCGGCGACCTGCCGAAGGCGATCGCGTGCGGCGCCGACGCGGTGATGATCGGATCCCCGCTGGCGCGCGCCACGGACGCGCCCGGCAAGGGGCACCACTGGGGCATGGAGGCCGTCCACGAGGATGTGCCGCGAGGCAAGCTCGTGGACCTGGGCATCGTCGGCACCACGGAGGAGATCCTGACCGGGCCCTCGCACAGCCCTGACGGGTCGATGAACTTCTTCGGGGCGCTGCGCCGGGCGATGGCGACGACGGGTTACAGCGAACTCAAGGAGTTCCAGCGTGTCGAGGTGACGGTGGCGGACTCGCAGCACAAGCGCTGA